CAACTTCATCACCTTCCTGCTTATCAATCACCGGTCCCAAAGACAGATACTTATCAACACTTTTCTTGCAGTCTTCTTGTATGCTTCTAACGGCAGCGCCAATCTGTTCATCATCATACAAAGACAGTTCTTCGGCAAAAAAATCCAGCAGACGCCCTTCCCGTTGTAACACCGATATAAAATGCAGAAAAAGTCTTTTTTGACGTTCCTGTTCCAATTTCTTTTCTACAAAATCCTTTTTCTTTGGGCCGTCGCCACTTCCAGTTGCTTTTTTGCCGGCAGGTTCAACAGCAATCGTTTTAAACAAAGACCCCACACTTGATTTCAAAAGGATCCAAAGAATAAGGCTTAAAACGAAAAAAACAAGGACTGTGAATATACTAATATAGGCTATATATTGTGTCGTCGCCGTCTCCATAAAACGAGCCAAATCGGCCAGGGTTTGAATGGTAAATGTCTCATTAATTCCCGGAATAGTAATAATACCGTCAGAACCTGGCGCAAAGATAAATGCAAGTTTCTTTAGTCCAAAAAAAATCCCGGCACTTACCGCCCCGCCGATGATCAGCATAAACAGTACAATAACTGTAAATGATTTAGTCGCATATGCCTTTGTTGCGTTCACGATGTATTCTCTCCTGATTTTTTGTATTTTATGTTTTATTTTTAAATATAACTCATTAAATTAATAAGTAAATTTCAACCGAACACCTATCTTAATATTTCCCGGATAGATGATATGGTAATACATCACTTGGAGGACCAACATACTAAAAAAAGCAGGTGCATGAAACCTTTTTTCAGCTATTCTCAATGGGTTTCCGGGGCAATTTTTTTTTAAAAAAAATTTTGATTCATATGTCAGGCTTTGGTTTAGTGTATTGAGAGGGGAAATTCGAACATGCTATCTATGCTTACAAATTTAGAAAAAA
This window of the uncultured Desulfobacter sp. genome carries:
- a CDS encoding DUF2760 domain-containing protein, with product MNATKAYATKSFTVIVLFMLIIGGAVSAGIFFGLKKLAFIFAPGSDGIITIPGINETFTIQTLADLARFMETATTQYIAYISIFTVLVFFVLSLILWILLKSSVGSLFKTIAVEPAGKKATGSGDGPKKKDFVEKKLEQERQKRLFLHFISVLQREGRLLDFFAEELSLYDDEQIGAAVRSIQEDCKKSVDKYLSLGPVIDKQEGDEVEVEPGFDPNAITLTGNVSGEPPFKGVLRHRGWKAAKNEVPKLSDVQDASIVAPAEVEVE